The Leptospiraceae bacterium genome has a segment encoding these proteins:
- a CDS encoding DUF2905 domain-containing protein, which translates to MMDLGKLFFTIGIIFIVLGLLFSLLNNESFPFRFLGNLPGDIRIEKENFKFYFPLTTSIFISLLLTLIFYLIQKFR; encoded by the coding sequence ATGATGGACTTAGGAAAACTTTTTTTTACAATAGGCATAATTTTCATAGTTTTAGGCTTACTATTTAGCTTGTTAAACAATGAGAGTTTTCCTTTCAGATTTTTGGGAAATCTACCAGGGGATATTCGTATCGAAAAAGAAAACTTTAAATTTTACTTTCCCCTTACAACGTCGATTTTCATTAGTCTACTCTTAACGCTAATTTTTTATCTAATACAAAAATTCCGTTGA
- a CDS encoding peptide chain release factor N(5)-glutamine methyltransferase yields the protein MKISLNTLWQETTKKLSQLDDPKRESYYLIKNFFSLDERDFLLPTTIDVSLQSLKEFYHKVELRKRNYPFAYLFRKKEFFSLEFYVDEQVLIPRPETELLVEFFLNEVKQSKEKILCLDIGTGSGCIAISAIKHTNEQVCFIGIDISKSALKVAKKNKEALLTNKEKKRLKLMRMDFLTEHQKLSKFSFDYILSNPPYVLKEEVEYMNKETFYEPEVALFVENPIWFYQIFFKNSLLLLKEKGKVFLETSPSLISIQIEILRAFPQVEWEIKKDYQQQERFLFIKKF from the coding sequence ATGAAAATCTCTTTGAATACGTTATGGCAGGAGACAACAAAAAAGTTATCGCAATTAGATGATCCTAAAAGAGAATCGTATTACTTAATAAAAAATTTTTTCTCTTTGGATGAGAGGGATTTTCTCTTACCAACTACAATTGATGTCAGTTTACAGAGTTTAAAAGAATTTTACCACAAAGTAGAATTACGAAAGAGAAATTATCCCTTTGCCTATCTTTTTCGGAAAAAAGAATTTTTTTCCTTGGAGTTTTATGTGGATGAGCAGGTTTTGATCCCTCGTCCTGAAACCGAATTACTTGTAGAATTTTTTTTAAACGAAGTTAAACAATCAAAAGAAAAAATCCTTTGTTTGGATATAGGAACTGGCTCAGGTTGTATCGCCATCAGCGCCATCAAACACACAAACGAACAAGTTTGTTTCATAGGGATTGATATTTCAAAATCAGCATTAAAAGTTGCTAAGAAAAACAAAGAAGCTCTATTAACAAATAAAGAAAAAAAACGCCTCAAGCTCATGCGAATGGATTTTTTGACGGAACATCAAAAACTTTCAAAGTTTTCTTTTGATTATATCTTATCTAATCCTCCATATGTCTTGAAAGAAGAAGTAGAATACATGAATAAAGAAACTTTTTACGAACCCGAAGTAGCTCTTTTTGTGGAAAATCCTATTTGGTTTTATCAGATTTTTTTCAAGAATTCCCTTTTGCTTTTAAAAGAAAAAGGAAAAGTCTTCTTAGAAACTTCTCCTTCTTTGATTTCTATTCAAATAGAAATCTTGCGTGCGTTCCCTCAAGTTGAATGGGAAATAAAAAAAGACTACCAACAACAAGAACGTTTTTTGTTCATAAAGAAATTTTAG
- a CDS encoding MFS transporter, with translation MVKNTKKNLLILLLIVALDFISFTLIFPLMPDLLIFYSNTFVYDSDIKIINFFIFLSGFIPTNVHHFIQNENYVVVLMGGFFSSLFSFLQFLFSPLWGKFSDLKGRKLVLTLSSLGMAISYLIWFFSNSISFFLVSRILAGVMAGNLSVATVAISDLANHQNKTFYMGLLGMAMGIGFILGPLLGGALYYLGKHIFQLEGAHPFAVCALGAFLLSMLSVILNIFFFEETKSSLKITQESQIFLTQQKMKNKLIRYLIFLNFIYMLIFTSFEFTFTFFYKFYFHFSPETIGLIFFYLGFLLAFSQGWITKKISGKFSEKELLVLGIFMLSVSFLFLFFSVSNVYFSLIALIPLAIGNAFFQPSIASYVSQLAQMEKKGLTIGILRSTNSLSRVFGPLIGGFLFWIFGSKIYIIFSLLMVFLLLILLWTKKVFKIN, from the coding sequence ATGGTGAAAAATACAAAAAAAAACTTACTCATTCTTCTTTTAATTGTAGCTTTAGATTTTATCAGTTTTACATTGATATTCCCTTTGATGCCTGATTTATTGATCTTTTACTCGAATACTTTTGTTTATGACTCAGACATTAAAATCATCAACTTTTTCATATTTTTGAGTGGTTTTATTCCCACTAATGTTCATCATTTCATTCAAAACGAAAATTACGTAGTTGTTTTGATGGGTGGGTTTTTTAGTTCACTATTTTCTTTTCTGCAATTTCTTTTTTCTCCCTTATGGGGCAAATTTTCAGACCTGAAGGGTAGAAAGTTAGTGTTAACTTTATCAAGTTTGGGTATGGCAATTTCGTATTTGATTTGGTTTTTTTCGAATAGTATATCATTCTTTTTGGTATCAAGGATTTTAGCCGGAGTCATGGCTGGAAATTTGAGTGTTGCTACAGTTGCGATTTCCGATTTGGCCAATCATCAAAATAAAACCTTCTATATGGGACTTTTGGGGATGGCAATGGGGATTGGCTTCATCTTAGGTCCTCTTTTAGGCGGTGCCCTGTATTACTTAGGGAAACACATCTTTCAATTGGAAGGAGCTCATCCCTTTGCGGTTTGCGCTCTTGGTGCTTTTTTGTTATCAATGTTAAGTGTCATTTTGAATATCTTTTTTTTTGAAGAAACTAAAAGTTCATTAAAAATAACTCAGGAAAGTCAAATTTTCCTTACTCAACAAAAAATGAAAAATAAATTAATTCGCTATCTAATCTTTTTGAACTTCATTTACATGCTAATTTTTACTTCATTTGAATTCACCTTCACTTTTTTTTACAAGTTTTACTTTCACTTTTCACCTGAAACAATCGGGCTAATATTTTTTTACTTGGGATTTCTTTTAGCTTTCAGTCAAGGTTGGATTACAAAAAAGATCTCAGGTAAATTCTCAGAAAAAGAATTATTAGTATTAGGTATTTTTATGTTGTCGGTTTCATTTCTGTTCTTGTTTTTTAGTGTTTCCAATGTCTATTTTTCTTTAATAGCACTTATTCCTTTGGCTATTGGGAATGCCTTTTTTCAACCCTCAATAGCGAGCTATGTTAGTCAACTCGCTCAAATGGAAAAGAAAGGATTAACTATAGGAATTTTGCGTTCCACAAATTCATTATCAAGGGTTTTTGGTCCACTAATTGGTGGTTTTCTATTTTGGATTTTCGGTTCAAAAATTTACATAATTTTCTCATTACTAATGGTCTTTTTATTATTGATTTTGCTTTGGACAAAAAAAGTTTTCAAAATAAATTGA
- the speE gene encoding polyamine aminopropyltransferase, with product MSEWFVEKLNMAQHIKTQVSITRKLHEEQSPFQQIAVYETTGFGRMLTLDDVIMCTEKDEFGYHEMIAHVPMFAHKEPRNVLVIGGGDGGTVREIVKHKVLEKVTMCEIDQKVVEVSKKYLPTMSHQLEHPKVKLVFEDGFEWVKKHKNEYNVIIVDSSDPVGPAEVLFKEEFIRLCFEALKEDGILINQAEHMLMFTDIILQLLSFGRKYFPIAYYYNTLVPTYPGGFIGFTFFSKKYTPFENLEQRWREENIESWNLQYYTPEIHKGSFILPKHVQETLKTPKISL from the coding sequence ATGTCAGAATGGTTTGTGGAAAAATTAAACATGGCACAACATATAAAAACACAAGTTTCCATCACAAGAAAACTTCATGAAGAACAAAGTCCATTTCAACAAATAGCTGTCTATGAAACCACAGGCTTTGGAAGAATGCTCACACTTGATGACGTAATTATGTGCACCGAAAAAGATGAATTTGGCTATCACGAAATGATTGCCCATGTTCCCATGTTTGCTCATAAGGAACCTAGAAACGTGCTAGTGATTGGTGGTGGTGATGGTGGTACTGTAAGAGAAATCGTAAAACACAAAGTCTTAGAAAAAGTGACCATGTGTGAAATTGATCAAAAAGTTGTAGAAGTTTCAAAAAAATACCTTCCTACTATGTCTCATCAACTAGAACATCCCAAAGTCAAATTAGTCTTTGAAGATGGTTTTGAATGGGTAAAAAAACACAAAAACGAATACAATGTCATTATCGTTGACTCAAGTGATCCTGTTGGACCAGCAGAAGTTTTGTTCAAAGAAGAGTTCATTCGCCTTTGTTTTGAAGCTCTAAAAGAAGATGGGATTTTGATCAACCAAGCAGAACATATGTTAATGTTCACAGACATCATCTTGCAACTACTCAGTTTTGGAAGAAAATATTTCCCTATTGCCTATTATTACAACACCTTAGTTCCCACATATCCTGGTGGTTTCATCGGTTTTACTTTTTTCTCAAAGAAATATACTCCCTTTGAAAATTTAGAACAACGCTGGAGAGAGGAAAATATAGAATCATGGAATCTGCAATACTACACCCCAGAAATCCACAAAGGAAGCTTCATACTACCAAAGCATGTTCAAGAAACCCTCAAAACTCCTAAAATTTCTTTATGA
- a CDS encoding DUF1015 family protein, which translates to MVKIKPFRAYLPNPDLVESIVSPPYDVVEIDEIKEIINRKGKYSFLRITRSEVDFEKIDPYDVEVYHQAKKNLEEFINQNVFFQIQEETFFIYRLQWQDVDQSGIVGLTHIDDYMNNKIKKHELTRPDKEKDRFDHIDILGFNCEPVFFAFKSEESQKLTEFLGNHTQKDQNLLYDVIDDQGIRHRVYIVNKREDQQLIRDAFRELSCIYIADGHHRTASTVNVGLKRKQNDPNYHPEKSYNYFLSVTFPSHQLKILPYNRVVTDLNGLSENVFLEKLKEKFHVFEKKQQLSLHSFNMFLEDQWYHLKLKPEFYREKEIDRLDVSYLQDYVLKPLLGIDDPRTSKRIHFIGGIKGEDELEKWVQTKKGKVAFSLYPTPISSLFKIADNEEIMPPKSTWFEPKLKSGFFLYDIDEDLKK; encoded by the coding sequence ATGGTAAAAATCAAGCCTTTTCGAGCTTACCTACCCAACCCAGATTTGGTTGAGTCTATAGTTTCACCTCCCTATGATGTAGTAGAGATAGACGAAATTAAAGAGATCATCAACCGAAAGGGAAAATACTCTTTCTTGAGGATCACTCGTTCAGAGGTGGATTTCGAAAAGATTGATCCATATGATGTAGAAGTTTATCATCAAGCAAAAAAAAACTTAGAAGAATTTATAAACCAAAACGTTTTTTTCCAAATTCAAGAAGAAACTTTTTTTATTTATCGTTTGCAATGGCAGGATGTGGATCAATCTGGCATTGTGGGACTTACTCATATTGACGACTATATGAATAACAAAATAAAAAAGCATGAACTAACTCGCCCAGATAAAGAAAAAGATCGCTTTGATCACATTGATATTTTAGGATTCAATTGCGAACCTGTTTTTTTTGCCTTTAAATCCGAAGAGTCCCAAAAACTCACTGAATTTCTCGGAAATCACACCCAAAAAGATCAAAATTTACTCTACGACGTAATTGATGATCAGGGAATAAGGCACAGAGTTTATATCGTAAATAAAAGAGAAGATCAACAATTAATTCGAGATGCGTTTCGAGAACTCTCATGTATCTACATAGCCGATGGACACCATAGAACAGCATCGACCGTCAATGTGGGGTTGAAAAGAAAACAAAACGATCCCAACTATCATCCTGAGAAGTCTTATAATTATTTTTTAAGTGTAACTTTTCCGTCTCATCAATTAAAAATACTACCTTATAATCGAGTTGTTACGGATTTGAATGGTTTGAGTGAAAATGTTTTTTTGGAAAAACTAAAAGAAAAGTTTCATGTTTTCGAAAAGAAACAACAACTTTCTTTGCATAGCTTCAATATGTTTCTTGAAGATCAATGGTATCATTTGAAACTAAAACCCGAGTTTTATCGAGAAAAAGAAATAGATAGATTGGATGTTAGTTATCTACAAGATTATGTATTAAAGCCACTTTTGGGGATTGATGATCCACGAACCTCAAAACGAATTCATTTCATTGGGGGTATCAAAGGAGAAGATGAATTAGAAAAATGGGTTCAAACAAAAAAAGGAAAGGTGGCTTTTTCACTTTATCCAACCCCAATTTCATCTTTATTTAAAATTGCTGACAATGAGGAAATCATGCCCCCGAAATCTACATGGTTTGAACCCAAACTAAAATCAGGCTTTTTTCTTTACGATATTGACGAAGATTTAAAAAAATAG
- a CDS encoding SAM-dependent chlorinase/fluorinase, with protein MGIIYLMTDYGIQDPYVGILKSRVGVVNPKALLVDLSHSLRQYDVSFASWFLYLSYVSLESPSFVCAVVDPGVGTERKPIIVRIQKRYFVLPDNGLITLIYEENKEKSEVFEIEPKKLEKLYKNFLQKKKIQLQYELSTTFHGRDLFAPAVGFLSYDVKLRKKFTKSCESIYTLKDIIHPIKIDLSQKGNYKGKFVYYDHFGNLFTNFKIINKKTQNQIQLKIFEQKKEIMHLENLFSTYGEKEKDSFLFYVGSFGFLEVAMNQNSAFSKWGNWDQIKNFDLELRVL; from the coding sequence ATGGGAATAATTTACTTAATGACTGATTATGGCATTCAGGATCCATACGTAGGGATATTGAAAAGTCGTGTGGGTGTAGTTAACCCCAAAGCACTTCTTGTGGATTTGAGTCATTCGTTAAGGCAGTATGATGTTTCTTTTGCAAGCTGGTTTTTGTATCTTTCCTACGTGAGTTTGGAGTCTCCCTCATTTGTTTGCGCTGTTGTAGATCCAGGTGTTGGAACTGAAAGAAAACCCATCATTGTAAGAATACAAAAACGATATTTTGTTTTACCAGACAATGGATTAATCACTCTGATTTACGAAGAAAACAAAGAAAAATCAGAAGTTTTTGAAATTGAACCAAAAAAATTAGAAAAACTTTATAAAAATTTTTTACAAAAAAAGAAGATCCAACTTCAATACGAATTAAGCACAACCTTTCATGGAAGGGACCTTTTTGCTCCTGCAGTTGGATTTTTATCGTACGATGTAAAACTAAGAAAAAAATTCACAAAGAGTTGTGAAAGCATATATACCCTCAAAGATATCATTCATCCCATCAAGATCGATCTTTCCCAAAAAGGAAACTACAAAGGAAAGTTCGTTTATTATGATCATTTTGGAAATTTATTTACGAATTTCAAAATTATTAACAAAAAAACTCAAAATCAAATCCAATTAAAGATTTTCGAACAAAAAAAAGAAATCATGCATTTAGAAAATTTATTTTCCACTTATGGAGAGAAAGAAAAAGATTCTTTTTTGTTTTATGTTGGTTCTTTTGGATTTTTGGAGGTAGCGATGAATCAAAATTCGGCTTTTTCAAAGTGGGGGAATTGGGATCAAATCAAAAACTTTGATTTAGAATTACGTGTTTTATAA
- a CDS encoding 2-isopropylmalate synthase, which produces MNVNRNYDYVEIMDTTLRDGEQMDGVSYSTFEKLQIAKFLLEKLQVDRIEIASARVSKGEFETVKEIFDWAKTKNLQDRIEILGFVDYKSSVDWIEEAGGRVINLLTKGSKKHCEYQLGKTLQEHLKDIEKTIQYAYDRNFIIHVYLEDWSGGYLYSRDYVEEMLRALIQMPISRFMFPDTLGIMEPDEVREGIDWALQLFPKLEIDFHGHNDYDLATANSLAAIKAGAKGIHVAVNGMGERAGNTPLEAVVTAIHDKLKKRTRINEKAITDASRLVETFSRKRIAPNHPIVGQDVYTQTAGIHADGDKKYNLYANPILPERFGRQRYYSLGKLSGRASISNNLKMLGIELSPEKELILLERIKELGEKKATVTIDDLPFLIEDLFGGIQVIYIKVKELEIVTKLHDNPIAKVLLNYLENDYYAEASGDGGYDAFMNAIRKISEMNQMSIAELTDYEVRIPPGGRTDALVETVITWRSPFDGTIFRTVGVDSDQLLAAVKATEKMLNRLYLISQNQKSMSPISEEIKLS; this is translated from the coding sequence ATGAATGTGAATAGAAACTATGATTACGTGGAAATCATGGATACGACTTTACGTGATGGAGAACAAATGGATGGGGTTTCTTATTCAACTTTTGAGAAGCTCCAAATAGCAAAATTCTTATTAGAAAAACTCCAAGTTGATCGTATAGAAATTGCAAGTGCTCGTGTCTCCAAAGGAGAGTTTGAAACTGTTAAAGAAATCTTTGATTGGGCAAAAACCAAAAATCTACAGGATCGCATTGAAATTTTGGGTTTTGTTGACTATAAATCCAGTGTTGATTGGATTGAAGAAGCTGGTGGAAGAGTCATTAATTTACTTACAAAAGGTTCAAAAAAACACTGCGAATACCAATTAGGAAAAACCCTTCAAGAACATTTAAAGGACATCGAAAAAACAATTCAATATGCTTATGATAGAAATTTTATTATCCATGTTTATTTAGAAGATTGGAGTGGTGGATATTTATATTCACGAGACTATGTGGAAGAAATGTTAAGGGCGTTAATTCAAATGCCCATCAGTCGATTTATGTTCCCGGATACTTTGGGTATTATGGAGCCTGATGAAGTTCGAGAAGGGATTGATTGGGCACTTCAGTTGTTCCCAAAGTTAGAAATTGATTTTCATGGTCATAATGATTACGATCTAGCCACTGCCAATTCCTTAGCCGCCATCAAAGCTGGTGCCAAGGGAATCCATGTAGCTGTCAATGGCATGGGTGAAAGAGCAGGTAATACTCCCTTAGAAGCTGTTGTCACTGCCATCCATGATAAGCTAAAAAAAAGAACTCGCATTAATGAAAAAGCCATCACTGATGCCTCACGCTTAGTGGAGACCTTCAGTCGTAAAAGAATCGCTCCTAATCATCCTATTGTGGGACAGGATGTTTACACTCAAACAGCAGGTATACATGCTGATGGGGATAAAAAATATAACTTATATGCCAATCCGATTTTACCCGAGAGATTTGGACGACAAAGGTATTATTCTTTAGGAAAACTGTCAGGTAGAGCTTCGATTTCAAATAATCTAAAAATGTTAGGGATTGAACTTTCACCAGAGAAAGAATTGATTTTACTCGAGAGAATCAAAGAACTTGGAGAGAAAAAGGCGACTGTCACAATAGATGATTTACCATTTCTTATTGAAGATTTATTTGGTGGAATTCAAGTTATTTATATTAAAGTGAAAGAATTAGAAATAGTCACAAAACTTCATGATAACCCTATTGCAAAGGTCCTTTTGAATTACTTAGAAAATGATTACTATGCCGAAGCCAGCGGTGATGGTGGTTATGATGCTTTCATGAATGCCATAAGAAAAATCTCCGAAATGAATCAAATGTCGATTGCAGAACTCACAGATTATGAAGTTCGTATTCCCCCGGGTGGAAGAACTGATGCTCTAGTTGAAACCGTGATCACATGGAGGAGTCCTTTTGATGGAACGATCTTTCGGACAGTAGGCGTCGACTCCGACCAGCTTCTTGCGGCTGTGAAAGCGACAGAAAAAATGCTAAACCGCCTGTATTTGATTTCGCAAAACCAAAAATCAATGAGTCCAATCAGTGAAGAGATAAAATTGTCATAA
- a CDS encoding VOC family protein — translation MEDRPFKVLGIQQIAIGGTSKEKLKEFWVDIMGLEKVGTFRSEKENVDEDILRIGKGPFSVEIDIMEPIDPEKSPKVHIPPLNHIGLWVDDIEKAVDWLTKKGVRFAPGGIRVGASGHKVAFIHPKANEEFPYSGEGVLIELVQAPEEVIKAYRE, via the coding sequence ATGGAAGATCGCCCTTTTAAAGTTTTAGGGATTCAGCAAATAGCAATTGGTGGAACAAGCAAAGAAAAACTCAAGGAATTCTGGGTAGATATTATGGGACTGGAGAAAGTTGGAACATTTCGCAGTGAAAAGGAAAATGTCGATGAGGACATACTTCGGATCGGAAAAGGACCTTTCTCTGTGGAAATCGACATCATGGAGCCAATCGATCCGGAAAAATCCCCGAAGGTCCACATCCCACCTTTAAATCACATTGGATTATGGGTTGATGATATTGAAAAAGCTGTTGATTGGTTAACAAAAAAAGGGGTTCGTTTCGCACCAGGAGGTATCCGAGTAGGAGCAAGTGGTCATAAAGTGGCATTCATCCATCCCAAAGCCAATGAAGAATTTCCCTATTCAGGAGAGGGAGTTTTGATTGAATTAGTACAAGCTCCTGAGGAAGTCATAAAAGCCTATCGTGAGTGA